Within the Pseudorasbora parva isolate DD20220531a chromosome 15, ASM2467924v1, whole genome shotgun sequence genome, the region CAGTGTATAAAAGTTGGCAGCTCTCTGGACTGAGCAAACAAGAAGAACAAAAGTAAAGTTtagatgtaaaaaataaaataaaaaaggcctAGGGGGATGAAGTAAGCGGCAAGTGAAAACACAGAAGTTATACACGCTTTTGAAATAGAGTGGAGGACAAAGATAAAGAAATCACAAAGTCACAGAGACAGTGCATAAATCTAAAGAGGAAGTTATTGGATAAAAAGAATCGGAGTTGTGAGCAGAAATGGTAGAGGCTGGCTTGTTGAAATGGTAGATTGAAGAGCTATAAAAGAGCATTTTAGATCTTGAAAAATATATAGGGTTTTTTAAAGTTGAGCAAGTCTGGAGGTCTACACCTGCATGATAAGGAACTTGGAATCTTTAATGGAAAAGAGGGTTGGcataaatacagctttgataAAATACTGCAAGTTTAGTCCCCACAGCTGTTACTTATGAGAGAACCTGTTCCTGCATTTAGTCGTTGCTTTGGTCTGTTGCTCCATCTTGTGGTTCAAATGGAGCACCTTCTTGGTTACTTTGAATTGAACCACATATCCGACAGAAAATGCAAATAGTTTAGTTTGTCTATTTGAATATTATACAGAATATTTGAATATACACCAATAAGCTAAATTATTATGATCACCTGCCTTGGTCCGTGAGTGCTGCTAAAAAAACCTTCAAGCCCTATGGTCGAGCCGCATTGAACTTGTCCAGTGCATcccagatgctcgattggactgagatctggggaatttggaggccagggCAACACTTTGAACTCCATTcttcactctcagaaaaaaaggcacatttctgtcactggggtagtaccctaaggtacaaaagtgaaaagataGAAAGAAGTCTTTGTACCATACTAACcaacatattagtacctttaaaggtacatataAGTATTTTAAGAGTGCTTATTAGTACTTTAAAGGtatacatattagtaccttttcagttttgtaccttagggtaccgtcCCAGAGAcagaaatgtacattttttctAACAGTGTTGAACAAAAAGTTTGCGTAGTGTGGCAggatgcattatcctgctgaaagaggccactaCCATCAGGGAACACCATTGTATGAAGAAGTGTATCTGGTCTGCAACCATGTTTAGATAGTGTCAAATTTACATACATTTGTATGGCCAGACCCAGGGTTTCACAGCAGTACATTGCCCAGAGCCTCACACTCTCTCCACCGGCTTGTCATCATCCACAGTGACTCCTGGTGCATCACTTCCCCAGTTAAACGGTGCACACGCCACACGTACATGGCTTTCCAcgtaatgtaaaagaaaatgagaCTCATTGGAGGCGACATTCTTCCACTGCTCCTCGGCCCAgctctgatgctcacgtgcccattATAGGCACAAGGGGTCACCATGCAGACCTACACGCAGCAGAATGTGTATCAAGCTGTGTGTTGAGACAAATTTCTTCCATGGATcattaaaattgtgtgtgtctTGTTTCACAGTAGGACATCTGTTAATTTGGACCAAACAGGATATAGCCCTAGTGCATCTTGGCCACACAAACCATGTAGCCGGTTTGTCCCTCCTCGGACCACCGTTGGTAAATTTTCTCCTCTGCTAAGCAGGAGCAACCCACAAGCCTTGCCGTTTCAGACATACTCTTGACTCAGTTTTTCTTGCCCTAACAATTGGACCTTTTCAAATTCACtcagggctgcatttcccaaaaATATCATAAGCCTAAGTTGATCATAGAACAATTTCCACCAATGGTCTCGATTATCAACTCAGgcttacaatgcttttgggaaatgcagcccagatATAATACAAATATGTGACTTTGTTAGGGGCTGATCAATGATATTTGCTTCACATGTGACTGGTTATAATGTTTTGGCTTATCAGTGTTCAATTTATAGAAAATTACACACATAATTATTACGCAAGTAGGGATATTTAGAGAGGAATAAATGTTGCTACTAGTGTAAAAAACTGTGTATATATTTGCTTTAAATTTTGTGGAGTCTGCATAGTTTTATTACAGAAGTTAGTTTGGATACATTTTGATTTTCTATCAAAAGTGTATTGACCagcattttgaaaaaataaaacaaaataataataaacgcATATATGTAACAGTTGGATATAGTTATAAAAGTATGTATAcagtatttataatttatacatATAATTTTACTACTAATTAGTTTAATTCTCTTCTAACATCTCTGTGTGGTGGTATCATGTATGAGCGCCTGCCAGATGTCTGATTCATTTGAGCGAATCGGTTCGTTTTAGTGAActactttaaaaaatgattcACCAATTCCTTTGAGTCATGTTCATCATTTTAACAGATTCTCTCATAACATGggggtactttttttttttttttttttttttacatttctttgtgTTGACTTATGTTCTTTTGTCTTTAATCACTTCATGATGCAATAAACTGAAGCTTCTTAAAAACTGATCACTGAAAAATCACTAATTGTGGGCAGTTGTTGAAGTTTGAATGTACACCTTTCCACACAATCTAAATTCATTGATTACTTTCTTAAGTGAAAAGGTGCTATTTTATGGGCATGAGTAGCCTATTAACGCAAATGTGAACATGCTGTTATTGTGgacagatattttatattattaaggGAACAGTTATTGTAGCCTACGTGATCTGAataattttaacacatttaataTTACTTATTTTTGTGTTTAGTCAGACATAAGAACAATGTACTGTGCTCAATAAATGTATCTGGCTAGACATAATTAGTGTTTACATGAAATCAAACCAAATTTCGAATATTTTACGTAAGCGTAGGCTATCGATTTTCAGCCCTTGCCTGGTAGCAATTGCAGAATGAACAGCAAAGTTTGTcaagcaattctgactttataacctATAATTATGTGACTCGCAACTCTAAACTCCCTgaataaacaattttgtttgataaaaagtcgcaattatcttttaaaatgctTAATTCCGTAGCGGATCGAAACAATCTATTTCCAAATCAGTTCGACTGAATCAAATGAACCGGCTCATGCACATGATTCGCGAATCACACTAGCTGACACTTCCTGTAGCACCGCCTCAAACAAACAAGCAACTTAAGTTTCCATACAAACTGGAGAGAAGGCCGCTGTAAAGATAATCTACTGCAGCGGACATATAAAACACTTTTATATTAATTAACTTACTTGTTTAATATCGAGGAATCGTGTGTTTTATACAAATATTGAAGCTGTGAGCTGGTAATTACTGTGATGGCGTCCGGCTACAGCGCGAAAGAGGAAGACGGTAATCACAGCGGACCCGCGGGTCTCGGCGGAGCCGCCATCCGGACTAGAAAACCCGACAACACCGCCTTCAAACAGCAGCGGTTACCGGCATGGCAGCCGATATTGACCGCGGGGACTGTGTTACCCGCATTCTTTGTCATCGGCCTCATCTTCATTCCCATAGGAATCGGCCTCTTCGTGACGTCCAAGAACATCAAAGAGTTCGAGGTTTGAGCCTGTTGcactgtgtgttttgtgtaattttattaataaatatacacagCAAATAGACGTGGATCTGAAGTAATAATCTGAGCACATGCGATATCTGTTATCTAACTGCGTGTTAAGCATATCCGTGTTTTTCTGGTTTACAGATTGATTATACCGGGACTGACATGTCCAGTCCGTGCTTTAACTGCTCTCAAAGCTTCAGCTGGAACAGCACGACTCCATGCAAATGTACCCTGTCCTTCTCATTAGACCAGCCATTCGAGGTGAGTATTTATGACCTGCCCATTATGCTGCAttccttttaaagggatagtatagcaaaataaatgttttgccatttactcaccctcatgttgctcCAACTCCTTGTGACTAACTTTTATGACTGATTATTATTATACCTCTCATGTCTCAATGAATATAAGCTTTTGCATATTCAACCTATTTTTAACCTCCGTGACTTTCCGGGTGTCAGTTGCCTTCAGCATTTTTTATCTGCACAAAAGCAGTCTGAGTCTGTTACTCTGCTGTCCCACTTGATATTGCTAACTGGTATTTATTACCATGTTTTAATTCATTATAGTATTATTAAGCACCCTGGTTTGTACAAATAGTTGTAACGTTGACTACActaactttatttttttagttattttcttatttgTGGCTCTCACACTTAAATGGGTACTAAATGATTATCATTCATATTCAATAAACATGGTATTGTTCATTATTCAGAAATGTGATTGTACCATACACCATAGTACTTTTTGGTTGTAGGTTCATCAATCACTTTTAGCTGTTTTATGAGGAAATAGAAGACGTTGACTTTCCTGACTGATGACATTGGACATGCATTTTAAATCCAAATGTtccctgtttatttatttatagcatATGTTAGGAGCTTTTTTATAACAATGCCAGTTTAAGACTTTCAACTTTATGTCCTCAGAGTAATGTATTCATGTACTACGGCCTCTCAAATTTCTACCAAAACCATCGGCGGTATGTGAAGTCCAGAGATGACAGCCAACTTAATGGAGATGTACGATCACTTAAGGTATTGCACATttgaatctatctatctatctatctatctatctatctatctatctatctatctatctatctatctatctatctatctatctatcgactGATCGATAGTAATGTCTTCGATCAGTCGTTCGTGTCCTCCACTAATATTAGCACCCTTGATAAATATGAGCCAAGAAAGttatgaaaataaatctgcattttttttattcttttgatccttcattaaaaaaaatcacaaaattcTAACTTTTCATTGAAGTCAAACAATTGAAAGTGGAGGGAAACtctcattatgaaataaatgtttttctctagttcacgttggccacaattattggcacccaatTATTGCAATGTCCTTTTCCCAAGttaacagctctgagtcttccCCTATAAAGCCTGATAAGTTCGGAGAACACTTCacaagagatcagagaccaaTTATTTCATACAGAATCTCTTCAGATCCCATTAATTTTCTATAGGGTTCATTTTGTGCACAGTGACAcattttgtgttgattttaatgtttgttttggattattgtcctgatggaagatccagCCACGGCCCTTTATAGACGGTTTCATCGAACGCACGCGCGTTGCTACGGTTACTTGCCTGGCCTGAAGTTAACTTCcagtctgtgtttgtttatcagTCTGGCTAGTGGATAGTATGCCGCACTACTCAGTAGAAACACATTTTTGacgtaatatttatattcataatatatatttatattatagttggtttactcattgtgatgaatgattaagaaaatttggcctttgtgtttcAACATGTAAAGGAACAGGAAGTCATAGCTGGACAGTGTATTGCTCCTAGTCACCCTGGTGGGTcaattattatgtttttttttgttgtaaaaatatgATTAGGAATATACTTCAGATATATTTCTTGCTCCAAAAAAAATCTAGATGTGCCAATTGTGGCTAACATGCattggagaaaaacatttatttcatgatGTGAGTTTCCCCTCACTTTCAATTGTTtgacttcaatgaaaggttagaatcttgtgaattattattattattattattattattattattattattattattattattattattatttaattttttgtctgaaaaatcaaaaggataaacaacgcagatttattttcactgtctatttaccaagggtgccaatattagtggagggcactctgtctgtctgtctgtctgtctgtctatctaaaGATCAATCATGTATCATTAACACCATATATCTACACAGACACAGATCTATACTATGGCTGGTGTCCAAAAGCTTAGGCAGCAGACTTGTTGACTCACTGCCCTTGCTCTGACTTTGCAGGCAGTGTTTGCGCATGAAGGTACCtctcggacagacttctaaggcagcgTAGAGCGTTGGTTATAACtaagaaaatatttaattactataaTAGTAATTTCTCACTAGAAGTGAAATTAGAAGTGGaaaaagttatcaaaaaaacaaacacatttgcaCCAAAGAAAAGGTGACATTTTTTAACTGTTACAGAACTGAATGCACAGGATTGTGTGACATAATtggcattgcatacgaaaatcTTGAAGGTATCTCAGTAGACGGGATGTCATTGAATGTCACACCATCATTGGATTCAGATGTGCCCTGTTGCCGTGCTACTTCTGATTGCTGAAACAGACAGagtacctatatatatatatatatatatatatatatatatatatatatatatatataaataaaggtactCTGTCTGTTTCAGCAATCAatgtgtgtataatatatataatacacacactcacctaaaggattattagggacacctgttcaatttctcattaatgcaattatctaatcaactaatcacatggcagttgcttcaatgcatttagggctgTGGTCCTGGTCGAGACGATCTcatgaactccaaactgaatgtcagaatgggaaagaaaggtgatttaggCAATTTTGAGGCAGGTTGGGGCCAGATGAACTGGTCTGAGAATTTGAAacctgctcagttactgggattttcacgcacaaccatttctagggtttacaacgAATGTTgcgaaaagggaaaaacatccagtatgcggcagtcctgtgggcaaaaatgccttgttgatgctagaggtcagaggagaatgggacgactgattcaagctgatagaagagcaacttgggggatgttttcttggcaaactttaggccccttagtgccaattgggcatcattttaATGCCAAGggctacctgagcattgtttctgaccatgtccatccctttatgaccacaatGCAcctatcctctgatggctacttccagcagaataatgcaccatgtcacaaagcttgaatcatttcaaattggtttattgaacatgacaatgagtttactgtactaaaatgtcccccagtcaccagatctcaacctaatagagcatctttgggatgtggtggaacgggagcaaTCTCTattaactgcaagatgctatcctatcaatatgtgcaaacatttctaaagaatgctttcagcaccttgttgaatcaatgccacgtagaattaaggcagtcctgaaggcaaaagggggtcaaaccaTAGGTGTAACTGTTATCAGTGTGAAGACTGCACGAGCCACGAGAGAAAACTGCaccacagacgagcgctttaatctaacgcttaacgctgttgcagagactttctatttgttccggtcagatcacgaaacaaaatgcacaaaaactgtccctgctcttgatgtacaaccactgatggtattcggttttgatgagagaaaaaataggctacgagggcagattagaaacgagatgcatcaaaatgagctttggcgtgcatatagtacgcagtttttcacgtgcatatgatacgcaatttatgtcccacccactttttaaaacaaatttacGCCTCTGGGTCAAACAGGCTCTAATATTCCTTTAGATGAGTATATAACaggcattatatatatatatatatatatatatatatatatatatatatatatatatatatatagacagcCCTAGTTTTAATGGCGAAGCAAATAGAAACTAAATAATTTACCTGATATTGAACTCAGCTGTCTGACATGTTTGACAGCATACTATGCTCCGCCAGCACTAACACATGTCAACACAATGTCAACAAGCGCTACATGAGAGCAGGGTTTGGCATCATGGATTTAAAAACATCTCCACACCTATTATACCCCTGCCAATCACCGACAGACATTGTCGCTTTTAATAAACTTTAAACTGAGTGACACTGCAACAGCTGTCGCCTGTTACAAGAAGTCTACTGCTTCATAAATGCAAAACGTGCTTGATTTGATTCTATTTAATTGCATGCTACTGAATGAAGCTCAAGgcgtattattatttttcaggatCCAAGCAAAGAATGTGAGCCGTACCGTTTTAATGAAAAGCCCATAGCCCCGTGTGGAGCCATTGCTAACAGCATGTTTAACGGTAAGACCTGGATCTGAATACTTGTCATTGTGCAAGTATTCCCCAAGAGTTTTAATACTGATTATCTCTTTCACTCTTTGCTTTAGACACATTGGACTTGTTTTACATGGATCCTAATGGAACAAAAACCCAAATTCCATTGATCAAAAAAGGGATTGCATGGTGGACTGACAAACATGTGAAGTTCAGAAACCCTGCTGGCAGTAATCTTACTGCTGCTTTTATAGGTATACATTTTTACTTAGACTTACTTACTGTATATACTCTGAACTGGCATAAGTTTTGTTTATATTTCAAACTAAAACTCTTCTCATCTTCCAGACACAGCGAAGCCGGTCAACTGGCGCAAGCCTGTTTATGAGCTAGACACTGACCCAGAAAACAACGGCTTCATAAATGAGGATTTCATTGTATGGATGCGCACAGCTGCCCTCCCCACCTTCAGAAAGCTCTACCGCATCATTCAGAAGAAGAACAGCATGATACCCACACTGCCCAGAGGCAACTACACCCTGGAAGTCACCTACAGTATCCTTGCATTTCATACCGTTAAAATGTCTAGCTCTGCAGAGAGTGATAGCTGACAGTGTATCTATGTGAGGAGTAGGTAGGATAAAATTAACAAGAAATAATTCAGATTTTTCATGAGGTGCTCTTTGAAACAATCTCAAATCCTGCTCTGATagcttttcatgaaaattgttaggctaattgtattttatattatattatattagctttcctgtagctcaaccagtaaaGTCTGGTgttagcaacgccaaggtcatgggtttgattcctagggaaagcaagaactgacaaaaaatgtaaaaatgtgtagcttaaaaatgcatgtaagtcgctttggataagcgtctgccaaatgcataaatgtaaaatgtaaatattatattatattaattatattatattaatagcATTTTTACTAGTGGTCTTTGACTTTGGTAAGTATACAACTACCATTCAAAATTGTGGACTTTGTAAGAgtttgaattaaaataatacttttattcaacatGGATGCATTAAATCGAACAAAAATGAcagaaaagacatttataattttacagaagATCACATCATTAGAACataatttctatttcaaatcaAATGAATGATTTTCCACtgtatattaagcagcacaactgttttcaacagtgATGATaatcagcaaatcagcatattacaatgatttttatgtgactgaagactgaagtaatgatgctgaaaatttgacatcacaggaataaactgcattttaaaataaaaaaagttaacataaaatgtaatattttacattttatgctAAACTAAAATGTACCATAAAATGTaccataataatattttacattttatggtGACTACACTGTAATCGGTATCATGCCACAATAACTGAACCAATTCTTAAATTTTTCCAGCATCAAAATCATTATAAATATGTATTGTCCAATTCTTAAATGCAATTTACAAAGCATATATTGCAGATAAGGGATATGAATTGTTAAATTTGCACACACTGGATTGTATTGTGACACCCAGTATTTTACCTCCAAATGTCAACACTTTGCCaactattaaatatttatattgtattatagttgtatcccttaattcatctttgataatcaaaataacatatttaaatggttttcccTTTGTCTTAAAATAGCTTGATGTTCCACTCGGTCAACTGCTGTAAGTGCTACGGCTACACAATGGCAAGAGTTCAGCCATATTTGTTTGAACCATAGATCGTAAAAAAATTTTGAACGACGCGTCTTCACTACcttccactgaagaaaagtAAAGCCGCCAGCGTCCGAATATGGTGCCATATGGACCAGGTCTGCGCAGCAGTGGCCCTGGTACCGGAATCTGCGctgtaaaaaacatgtttttggtACACTGCATTTTTAATGAGAAAATACTCTGTAAGGGTGTTAGTTAACTGAATTTGAATGTAGTTTGTCTTAAAACATATTCAAAACACCACatacatataaacaacattaacaattttcaccaaagctggtctttaataacttttaaattgAGATTGTTTCCTCAACCACTTGCCCCTCAGACTACCCCGTCCGCAGCTTTGAGGGCCGGAAGCGTATGATCCTCAGCACCATCTCCTGGATGGGAGGGAAAAACCCCTTCTTGGGCATCGCCTATATGACTGTGGGCTCCATCTGCTTCTTCCTCAGCGTGGTGCTCCTTTTCATTCATCACAAATACGGAAACCGCAACAACAGCTCTGATATTCCCAATTAAGCTTGTGGAGCGCATGCGTTCTGTCAGGCACACAGCgtttgtgtctgtgtttgaATGGCATGCTTCGATTCGAGAATTTTAATGGTGCAAGGCAGCATTTGACCACTTGATGTTCAGCTTATTTATTTCAAGATAAAGGTGTCCActtcaaatttttattttaaaatgttttattctttcTGATGATGGTTGATGGTTCATTTCAAGCATGATTTGACTGTTGATTTGCACAAGTCTGTTTAAGGCTGAGGTTAGCCTTATATTTATGGAAGcttccaccacagaataaaaaaagaataacagtaattgtgactttctctcacaattctgaccttttccCTCGAATTctagatataaactcacaaagggaaaaaagtcagaattgcgagataatTCTCAATgactgttttcattttttttattctatggTGGAAACGGGCTTCTACACATATTCCAAGATATATCTATTATAAATTCAAAGT harbors:
- the tmem30ab gene encoding transmembrane protein 30Ab, producing the protein MASGYSAKEEDGNHSGPAGLGGAAIRTRKPDNTAFKQQRLPAWQPILTAGTVLPAFFVIGLIFIPIGIGLFVTSKNIKEFEIDYTGTDMSSPCFNCSQSFSWNSTTPCKCTLSFSLDQPFESNVFMYYGLSNFYQNHRRYVKSRDDSQLNGDVRSLKDPSKECEPYRFNEKPIAPCGAIANSMFNDTLDLFYMDPNGTKTQIPLIKKGIAWWTDKHVKFRNPAGSNLTAAFIDTAKPVNWRKPVYELDTDPENNGFINEDFIVWMRTAALPTFRKLYRIIQKKNSMIPTLPRGNYTLEVTYNYPVRSFEGRKRMILSTISWMGGKNPFLGIAYMTVGSICFFLSVVLLFIHHKYGNRNNSSDIPN